One window of Dermacentor andersoni chromosome 7, qqDerAnde1_hic_scaffold, whole genome shotgun sequence genomic DNA carries:
- the LOC126533268 gene encoding uncharacterized protein produces MDDSTVTTFSESTATLEASSTTSVVEDSDSEEGNRCLGWLFPGVFYVFLAVLVIGLVLFEYKTAGVRQMIFAPAEITPEVIAPAVLRSGGSINMDATVTSAGRTAGAAASPSKSEAGRTVAVTTASTNSSTAGTRGLMRRFLWPFGTASPVAKSTGPRWRPPESCFNVTVVTCDFESFRERAFYVAESSYGGFFCAEWLQHTHCPVNEDRFSVYSHCDSKCKATSGQKCDEPRFRLCTTADKVYQYYYSQGKCEPLDNDETGCLVGRNRFENRDACTQACGDEDTLQSRCRDEWGVTTCAFDHLRYLYYYNAENQACEMYNFCGRSAFRTAHDCERACLAEQPPPPSVADDPSSAAAESRATVSDDAAGGKAVRAPYVRRRRRPRRTR; encoded by the exons ATGGACGACTCGACAGTCACGACCTTCAGCGAGAGCACAGCGACTCTGGAGGCCAGCAGCACCACTTCGGTCGTCGAGGACAGCGACA GCGAGGAAGGCAACCGCTGCCTGGGCTGGCTGTTTCCCGGCGTCTTCTACGTGTTCCTCGCAGTGCTCGTGATCGGCCTGGTGCTCTTTGAGTACAAGACCGCCG gCGTCCGCCAAATGATCTTCGCACCTGCGGAGATCACGCCCGAAGTGATAGCCCCTGCAGTCCTACGCA GTGGCGGTAGCATCAACATGGATGCGACAGTGACGAGTGCCGGCAGAACTGCGGGTGCCGCCGCGTCGCCCAGTAAGAGCGAGGCCGGCCGCACGGTCGCCGTCACCACGGCTTCGACCAACAGCTCGACGGCCGGGACCCGGGGTCTGATGAGGCGCTTTCTGTGGCCCTTCGGCACAGCCTCACCCGTCGCCAAGAGCACCGGGCCGCGATGGCGTCCACCCG AGTCGTGCTTCAACGTGACCGTGGTGACGTGCGACTTCGAGTCGTTCCGGGAGCGGGCCTTCTACGTGGCCGAGTCCTCGTACGGCGGCTTCTTCTGCGCCGAGTGGCTGCAGCACACGCACTGCCCCGTCAACGAGGATCGCTTCAGCGTCTACAGCCACTGCGACTCGAAGTGCAAAG CCACCTCGGGCCAGAAATGCGACGAGCCGAGGTTCCGGCTGTGCACCACGGCTGACAAGGTGTACCAGTACTACTACAGCCAGGGCAAGTGCGAACCTCTGGACAACGACGAGACGGGCTGCCTGGTCGGCAGGAACCGCTTCGAGAACAGGGACGCCTGCACGCAGGCCTGCGGTG ACGAGGACACCCTGCAGAGTCGCTGCCGAGACGAGTGGGGCGTGACGACGTGCGCGTTCGATCACCTGCGCTACCTGTACTACTACAACGCCGAGAACCAGGCGTGCGAGATGTACAACTTCTGCGGCCGCAGCGCCTTCCGTACGGCGCACGACTGCGAGCGGGCCTGCCTGGccgagcagccgccgccgccttcGGTCGCCGACGACCCGAGCTCGGCGGCGGCGGAGAGCCGCGCGACCGTCTCCGACGACGCGGCCGGCGGCAAGGCCGTCCGGGCGCCGTACGTGAGACGGCGACGGCGGCCCCGCAGGACGCGTTGA
- the LOC129385254 gene encoding uncharacterized protein codes for MKPAPGAAGKGRGTAPAAAKPTASRRGSLTSKAAPDAAAAAASKSAVSAAPSAVTSPAGPSKPAAPGGSPGRLGRGKAPAGGGTPTPAKAEVLAAAAAAAGKAPPPPAAAAAPAAAACPADAAKLGAAAAAKAAQAAERADAFIYEEYGFPSAAEPLPAANPLLIFSVLVSYFLFVAACFLIIKYAYHGYDVNAPDVHTVTSKDIHAKLEFDPKDLEDNKPPSARRFASFGRVKRKGSKKPVRTRKVRRRSTSSAWENERVTMMAADVDYLAEVLGSRVAVEGAGLHQSAKTTVHAKDADGSGNDAAPSSPGRPSVRPKNLNKSG; via the exons AGCGGCCCCCgacgcagcggcggcggcggcgtcgaaGTCGGCGGTATCGGCTGCGccgagtgcagtgacgtcaccagCGGGACCGTCGAAGCCGGCGGCACCCGGGGGCTCGCCGGGGCGCCTTGGCCGCGGCAAGGCTCCCGCCGGAGGGGGCACGCCCACCCCGGCCAAGGCGGAGGTATTGGCTGCGGCGGCCGCTGCGGCAGGCAAGGCGCCGCCGCCTCCCGCCGCAG CGGCAGCGCCGGCTGCAGCCGCCTGTCCCGCCGACGCCGCCAAGCTGGGTGCTGCGGCGGCCGCCAAGGCTGCCCAGGCAGCTGAAAGGGCCGACGCCTTCATCTACGAGGAGTACGGCTTCCCGTCGGC ggccGAGCCCTTGCCAGCGGCCAACCCGCTGCTCATCTTCTCGGTGCTGGTCTCTTACTTCCTGTTCGTGGCGGCCTGCTTCCTCATCATCAAGTACGCCTACCACGGCTACG ATGTGAACGCGCCGGACGTTCACACGGTGACCAGCAAGGACATTCACGCGAAGCTTGAGTTTGACCCGAAGG ACCTCGAGGACAACAAGCCGCCGAGTGCAAGGCGCTTCGCAAGTTTCG GACGGGTGAAGAGAAAGGGCTCGAAAAAGCCAGTCCGAACCAGGA AGGTTCGTCGGCGGTCCACGTCGTCGGCTTGGGAGAACGAGCGGGTGACCATGATGGCCGCCGATGTGGACTACCTCGCCGAGGTGTTGGGCTCGCGGGTAGCGGTCGAGGGCGCTGGCCTTCATCAGAGCGCCAAGACCACGGTCCACGCCAAGG ACGCCGACGGCTCCGGCAACGACGCTGCTCCGTCCTCCCCGGGTCGCCCAAGTGTGCGGCCGAAAAACTTGAATAAGAGCGGTTGA